From the genome of Nicotiana tabacum cultivar K326 chromosome 17, ASM71507v2, whole genome shotgun sequence:
GATTTACATGATTCACACAAGGAATTCTTGGAATCAGTTAGGCTTTATACGACTGAGAGAGCTTATCCCTTCATTTAAGAAAGCCCTTCTTAAAACACTTTACACCATTGAATTTTACAACCTCATCCTTTCTTGATTGCATACAACAAAAACACTGATCTTCAATTATACATCAGCTTCTAATGTTCTGTCATCTTTGGAGTCATCAAGTGGTCTAATTGGCGGATATTTCCTGACTCTGCATATGGTCTGACAAAAGTCCGACGCCACCAGACTTCAAATGCTCTCTGAAGATTTGGACAATTATCACCAGCCTTGAGGAAACTGCCTAACCAAGAAAGTAAAATACTCTGCTGCTCCTCTAGAGGGAGCGTTAGGATTGTTCTGCCGATTCCTTCCTCCACTACCTTACGGTCAAACGACCTGCATCCGTGCTGCAACCAGCTGTAGTCATTGATCAATGGCTGTAACCAAGTCTGTAACAAGAGGTTACGCGTTTCCTTTGACGGCAGAAGTTCCCCTCTTCCTATTCCTACAAAAAGCCTCGCTGTGATGCAGCTAACATGGTGGCGAGACACAATAGGTAGTTTTGTATGCAGAGAAGCCAACTCCTGCTGGCTAGCCCACGTTACCGCAAACTCATCTGCTGCTTGCCTATCGGTTAAAATTTCAAGCATCCACGAGAGGTTATCCGCCTCTAGAACCATCTGCTTCACCACTGGTTCTCTGCAATCAATGGAGTTGTTGCTAAACTCAGGTTCAGCTGCTTGTTTGAACAGACTCAATACTGAATCCAGGCAACTTCTACACGAGCCATATATTATTTCATTATAACTGTCAACTGAGTCAGATGAACTTGGAAGACTGTTATTCTCCCTGAGGAGCTTCAATACAATGGATTTCATTTCACGGCGGCCTCTCTCTTCATTACTTTTTAGCACCAGCTCTAGGATGTGAGAGAATGTGTCCTTGTGAGGCTTAGAAATATCAGATGACACCCTTTTTAACACAGGGGTCACTCCGATTCCCTCACTCTGCAGCCGTAGGACTGATGAAACAactttctcctcttcttcttccccaacccATGGTACTGCTTCCAAATACTCTAAACATGACTGCATGCATGATTTAAATCCAagttgttctgctacctaaaatGCAATTCTGAGTTAGGAATTGTTTACTATTTCGGAAGATAAAACATCATAGGAATATCCAATTACCATGATTAATGAGGATATAAGAATGATTTGCATGCAAATAAAATTGAGAGTTTACTGATTCAGAGGGAATATTCAAGAAACTAAAATATTGAAGCTTCAAGGATTGTGTAAGAACACGCAGAAATGGTCACAAACTTTGGGTAAGGAATTGGTTCAATTAAGCTCCATTTAAAACGAGAATATTAGTATTAATGCAATAACCGGAGCAGACATATTCCTGTTATCACTAATATCATATTACAGCTAATAGCAGAGCATTTGTTGAACACCTACTGCAGTTGATGATTGAATGTCAAAGCATACATACCTATCCTTTTAATCAATTAGACATTCAAATTCTCCGATGTTATCTATTCAACAACTACTACACCTAAATCAAGTGTACGTTAGTTTATACTGCACAAAAATCAACCATATGCTCTAACTCACACACACCTCTGTGCGAGTTTTCTGAGGAAGCTTAAAAGAGTTTTTAACACTAATTAAGACCTTCCTATCTAGCCTAGCATTTGATAAAAACCCCTATTGCAGTTGACAATTGAATTTCAAAATGTATATACCTATCCGTTATCAAATAGCCTAGATAGCAATACGCGTCTAATTCAAATTGTCTTATGCTAGTATACTATATACAACAACTTCGCCTCAACCAACTATCTGACATTACAATACAGTACAATAATCGACCGTATTTCCTAATTCTCGGAAATCTCTTTTAGGATTTCTGaaggagctcaaacaaagttTTTAACACTATTTAAGACCTTCCTGAATTGTTAACCACACATACAAGCAAGAAACACATGCCTGCTATCATCTACTAGCTAACATAACAAAATCTACACTACATGAAGTATACTGATCAGCAATGTAGTACCAGAGAGCTAAGTTGATGTTTCCAATAATATGCATGTCGTAGCCATAGTTTGAATTTAAAAAAGCCATGAAACACAGAAGTTGCTTTGGAACAGCCTATGCCTTCATCTTTAAGCAACTTTCAATAAATCTGTTGATCACTCTAAACATATGGAAGCAAGAGCTATGGCAGGTATACAGAAACATAGCATATTTGAGTTACATTTACAAAATGAAAGAACAGAACTTTATGGGGAACTGTTGATTTAAGTTAACAGAACTTTATGGGGAACTGTTGATTTAAGTTAACTACTTGCATCAACAAAACATTAGGCAGTTACTCTTTCTCAACAAAAGAAAAACATTAAGCAGTTACTCTTTCTCAACAAAAGAAAACATTAGGGAGTTACTCTAAAATATAAGCAGCAGTTCTAGTGGAAAAACTCAGACACATATACAAAGGGAAGTCCATTCCAAGATTTCCAAATTACCTTGATAATACGCAGAACACGAGAAACACTTTGTTTGATCAACCGCTGCTTAAATTCTTTGCAATACATGAGGCCGACGGTTTCAACATATATCTCAACATCCTCACAATCATCAATTTCAATGCAAGGAAAAACCGGCTGCTGTTCTGATATTTTATTAGCAAAATAACTGCTATTTTCTACCAGAATACTCTTGTGAACATTCAACTTCACAGTGAACCCCTGCTTTCCTAGCAAGATCACCCTGAGATCGCTAGTTCCTGGTTCACCAAACTCAATCGATACTTTCCTTGGTACATTTTCAACCTTTGATCGAGGTGTTCTCTCTGCAGGCACCGATGCACTAACGACGGGTGTATCAGAACTAACACCTCTTTTTTCATCAGAAACAATACCTGATTTAGGTGCTGCACTAGCCGGTCTTTTCTCAGTAACTGAAGTTTGTTTCTTGTGAGCCGGGGTTTGGGTTGTAGGAACAGGAGATTTGGGCTTGTTTAAAGGATTCTGTGTTTTGAGGCTCTTCTGAAACACATTGGGAGAGGGACAACACCAGAAACCCTCTGGGGTCACAGCAATTGGAACATTCCTAATTTTGGTTTGGCCTTGTTCTACCTTTCTAACTCTAATTTCAGCCATTCTTTGCAAAATTCAAAGCACAATTAATTCACTTATAATGGCATTTCCAAAGACAACAAGACTGGACACCTAAAGACAAAACAATGGCTTCAACATCCACTATATGTTATCAGGCCGACAACTCAGAGCTGAGAAACTATTTGATTATAAGAATGAAAATATCAGAATTGTGACAAAACATCAAAAGACCTCATTTTTCTTCCTTCTAAACCAATTCTACTGCAAAACtttaacaataaagaaaaaaaaagtttctttctttattaatcTGAAAGAGTACAACAAACAAAAGATTAAACCTTTAACAATACAGGTCTCAAGAAATTAACACAACTACAAAAAGAAAGGATTTTTGAAACTCACCAGTCCCAAGAGCTTCTTAAAAAGCAGGAGAAAGGGATTCTTGAAACACCAAACTCGAGGAAATTGTTAAGGAAAAGAACAAACAGTCACCTACAAACAGAAAAGCTATATCTCAGAATTTTTTGAAACCCAAtatctatctttaattttaagAGTCCAAGAGAGCCACTGAAAATGATTGAGTGTAGCTTTGATGTCAAGCATCAAGGGAACCACTAAAACAGAAGATTTAACAGAGTGGAATGATGAGTTCCtatatgtttatatatattttggaattaaaaaataaataaaattgggGTCCAAATGAAATACTAAAGAAAACACGACACAAAGTGAGAGTGATGGCTTATGCGCTGTGTCTTGCAACTTTATCGCTTTGTCTCGCTGATgatgcttttcttttctttttttttttctgttttaatGACACTGTACGTACTTGTGGGTCTGAGAATTttatcttttctctctcacacacacagtAAGAAGAGACGCTCTTTGTCTCTCTACAACTGAATGATCAAACGAGACAGGCATGCATTTGGGCTGTCTTCTCGAAGTCCTAATCTTGCTTttgctttttttgtttttttcttcctCATTTTGTTTTAGATAAAAAGATTTTCTCTCTTTGCTTTTCTGGGTCTTTACAGGATTGATTCTCCTTAAATTATTAATATAAAAAGAATAGGAATTTTGAGAAAAGGAAATCACTATCGTTTTCAAACAAAACATGTAGTACATTGAAGTTAACGAAATGACAATATTAGCCTCGAAGCATCTCCAAAAGTAACATTATAAGACCAGATGTAATAATCCAAATCTGAGTTTAAGTTCTATCTAAAATTCTTACATTATCAAATTAAGTTGACTGTTGAAAGCAAGATTTTCACTAAGAAGTATCACAATATAAAAAATTACACATAtaaaaaaactaagaaaattcaataatataatatatatatatgcttaaaataaatatttttacctAGCATCAGTGTGTAATTTTTCGACAAAAGAGGTATCATTAAAACGTGACTCCGATACTgcctaaaaataacttcatagcAAACATAGTATAGTAACCTCGTAATTAATAAAGCAACCCACTATATCTAGTTAAATTACACTATCAAGTAGCAGTGTATATAACTAAAATTCcaattgtttttgttttgttttgttgggggtgggggtgggagcGGTAATTTGCGCATCTTGATgttgagaaaaatgaaaatggTACACAACTTTGCCGTAGGgataaaggaaagaaattaatggATGGAACTCCAAGAAGTGGACTTATATGGGGTACcattaatttttccttttattaaaaGCATCTTTGATTCTTGACTATTGAAATCTGCATGTGGGCATACGTAAAGCAAAGCTTG
Proteins encoded in this window:
- the LOC107799013 gene encoding BTB/POZ domain-containing protein At3g50780; the encoded protein is MAEIRVRKVEQGQTKIRNVPIAVTPEGFWCCPSPNVFQKSLKTQNPLNKPKSPVPTTQTPAHKKQTSVTEKRPASAAPKSGIVSDEKRGVSSDTPVVSASVPAERTPRSKVENVPRKVSIEFGEPGTSDLRVILLGKQGFTVKLNVHKSILVENSSYFANKISEQQPVFPCIEIDDCEDVEIYVETVGLMYCKEFKQRLIKQSVSRVLRIIKVAEQLGFKSCMQSCLEYLEAVPWVGEEEEEKVVSSVLRLQSEGIGVTPVLKRVSSDISKPHKDTFSHILELVLKSNEERGRREMKSIVLKLLRENNSLPSSSDSVDSYNEIIYGSCRSCLDSVLSLFKQAAEPEFSNNSIDCREPVVKQMVLEADNLSWMLEILTDRQAADEFAVTWASQQELASLHTKLPIVSRHHVSCITARLFVGIGRGELLPSKETRNLLLQTWLQPLINDYSWLQHGCRSFDRKVVEEGIGRTILTLPLEEQQSILLSWLGSFLKAGDNCPNLQRAFEVWWRRTFVRPYAESGNIRQLDHLMTPKMTEH